The nucleotide window TCAGCACTTTCCAAACTGGGAGATGCAAGCCAAACAATTTGTCTGAAACAGTCAGTCTGACCACAGAGCTGTAAATGAGAGGAATCTGGGAACAGCTGGGAAAGTAAAGAAGCCTTAAGAAACTCACCACCACATCGCCCTCCTGAGGAAGGTTGTTTGCTGGTAGTCTATTTTTCTCCTCATTATTATAGTAGAGCGCTCCATCATTTCTCATCACCAGGCTATGGACATCTCGACCAAGTGGAATTTGATTCAAGTTTGCTTTCTGGGTTGCAACTCCAATACCCCAAATCCCTAAAACATGACATTACgatggtaagaaaaaaaaaacattattttgaagaCTATCTGACTGAAGCAGGGCAGCATAAAGAATGTGTTTTTAACTAGTGCCATGGCAGTACTACCAGTAAATATCTCTTGAAAATACCAGGACTACTGTGGGTTAGccctggtaggcagctaagcaccacctagctgctcactcacttccccccagtgggatggaggaaaagagtaaaaccaagaaaacttgtgggtaaagataaaaattgtttaataagcaaaggagaagtggaagaaggaaagaaaacaaaacaaagtgatGCAAtggcaatcactcaccaccttcCATGGgtagactgatgcccagccaattCCCAAGCAAAAGATGGCTAACCTCCCTAAATCCCCTCCcttttgttgctgagcatgacattatgtGGCATGGAGTATCTTTGGTTAGTTCCAGTCATGCCAAACAGATGTGAGAGACAGAGTGAGAAACGGAGgtggccttgatgctgtgcaaacagTGCTCACCAACAGctaaaacattagtgtgttatcagtattgttttggtcacaaatctaaaacacagcaccataggagctgctgtgaagaaaactaactttATCCCGGCCAGACCCAGTATAAGCAGTCACAAGAGACTGAAGATAAGCAGCATTTATCCTGAAAAAGAAGGATCCAGAGAATTGTAACCACTTAGCTTAACTTTTATTCccagaaaaatattgaaaacaaaCTCTGAGACTGTAGGAGgatgtaaaaaataaatcaaactatCATGGATTTGTGAACAACACAATTTCCTTTTTCAGGCAGTTAGACTAGTctcagggaaaaagaagaaattgtacATATGATAATCTTGATTTAGTAAGGTTTCTGAAACTCATACAACACTGAAATAGTCAAATTATGAAAACACTGTCTAGAGAGTTACAGCAATATGAATGCACAGCTGGTTATATTCCAGGACTAGTCATCAGTAGCCCGTTGTCAAATCAAAAAAGATGACTCAAGTGGGGTTTGAGGTTTTGCATTGAGTGCACAAGGTCAGATACTGTTCCATATTCACATGAATTACTTGGATAACGTGACAATGTGCTTATTAAATGTGCTGCCAATAGCAACCTGACAGGACCGCAAGTTCTTGAGGCCCCTCAAGTTTTAAATGATCCTGACAAATTGGTTAAGAggtctgaaataagaaaaataagaattagCATTAGaataagaaaagcatttgctttttctaaattATGAAGAACAGCAGGTAAGTAGGAATAGTAAGTGGCAGAAATAAAATAGTGGCTTGGCAACCGGTTCATAGAATATAATTTGGGGGTTATCACAGACCACATGCTGAGCGTGAGTCTGTGCCCTACTGTTGTGAAAAACTTCTGGATGTATGGCATGTATAAAACAGACATACTGTATGTACAGCAGATGAAGGacatctgctgctgcagctggagcagagcatcCATTTTAAACATCATATATCAAGACAAATTAGGTCAACTAGAGatattctagaagaaaaaatgaaaccaaTCAAAAGTGTAAAAACATCACCTATAGGAGACAATGAAAAACAATTGGGACTGTTTAATCTATAGGACACTAAAATGAGGCAAAAGGATAAGAAAATTAGTTTCCAAAGACAAAATTGCAGAACCATTTATTCTAATACTTACATGCCCAGAATGAAAAGAACAAGAGTGTGAGCCAGATTCAGATTAGGCCAGAGACACTTTCCAATAGTCAGGGTGACCCCACAGATGACCCCTAATAGATTGTGCAGTGACACTTCTGGGAATTGAAGTTTTAAGTTAAGTGATCTACAATTCTCCTGCCTTGGGGCACTGGAATAGACAAGACATGACTCACAGGGACCAGGAGAGTTTATTACCTGTGTTTCTCAAGTATAAGAACATGGGTACTGTATCTGTGTGAATAACGACCATATATGAACAACAGCTGCAGTGGACTCATCCCCCAACAGAAAGGATACTAAAACTGCCAAGTTCAGACTGATCTGAGGTTTACATGTAGTTTAAAACTGAACTACTGGTTTGACTGCAAGGTGTTTTGGACAGATTTGTGTTCACGCTGCCTGCACTCCAATGCAGCTGAATGCAAACAACCCTTACCCAAAAAGTGCTGGGTTCAAACTCCAGCTGGTGTCCTAAGGCCCGTCTCTAGACTAACACTtcccttcttctctcctcctacATACTCAGGGAAagaacagcttcattttcagtgtctgttgtttttcaaaatacaggCTGATTTTTAATGTTAGAATACAGGCAAGCCTGGAGTGCACCCTGTACTAGTGAAGTTGACCATATCAGTACAAGCATAATGCTTCCAAATTTCACCCACTTTCAGCTGCCTTGCGTTAGAtctgtgcaaaaaaaattaaaaaacagggTGCTGAAAGGCTCCTCATGATAAGGCGGTGTTGGAATAAGTCCTGCACATCTGATTTGAAGAGCAAAGTGTAGCACAAGGAGTGCTACCCTTGCTTGGGCAAACACAGTGcacattaaaagcaaattaaggTAGACAAATCGCTACAAATACTGCTGGATAAACTGCactatttaaaaaacccaaaaaacccacaacttcaTAGCTACAGTGGCTTATGCAGTCATAAGCATCTATTTACAGCATATAAAACAATATGGTGTTTTAGTATTTGCACTCCTTTAGTAATATACTTGccattcttttaaatatttgagtcacaattaaaatttaaaaaaagacatttccttttacACAATGACAACTTATAAAACTCTCCAATGTTCACAAGTTCAAGGACGCAATTAGAAAGACGTATGTGCTTGGTATTTGAGATACGACCACCAGCTGGCAATCTGACATACCTTGCAAGTTTAAAGTTGTACATATTTGCTGACTAACCTGTGGACTGGATTTTAAACTCGAAATAGCTCTTGTTCTGATGCAAAGGTGCATTGGCTAAGCAGCCTCCTGTGCCACATATTCTTCTGCCATTTTTAACAATTACGACATCTGttcctgcaagaagaaaaaaaaaaaaacaccaaaacttcaaaacatttttagcaGTCTGGTAGCAGCCCTTAAAAGCCCTAAACATTGAGAAcagtttttgttctttctgttccAAGCAAGAGCTTCATTAGTCTGTGAGAATTATGAGACACACTTTGAAGCAACAAAAGGCAGGCTGTTTACAGACTACTTCATCTTTCAACCagagtttatttatttaaaatctataCACTGCTCTAATTTCACCTCTTGGGTTTTACAGCACCATGCTGATTACAACCTTTGCTCAGCCACATCAGAAGCATAACTTACAACTTAGTGAGAAAGGGTTCACTGTGAGACCAAAGCCCTGTACCGTGTCTCTCTAtacactggaggaaaaaagtctgcaaagagagggaaagggacaTTGGGTAGAAATGTTCGATGGAATTTCAAGGTGTTTAATTATTCTCTTGAGAAAATCCTTTTACTAGAAACATGCCTGCCaatactgagagaaaaaaatcctctgctaagttttccttttccagtagAAGACTTCATCCTTAGGCACTGTTGTCATGGTCAAGAACATGGGTGACAGTCAAGGTCCACAAGTACAACTGAATAAAACCAGGCTAATAATTGCGGTTGAGCACTGGACCCTGGATCGGCCACATCTTTCCTCCTAGCTCCTCCCCCGGCTCTGGTGCGGCTAGCCCAGATCACTTCTCTGCTCGCAAAACCCAGGCATGGTTTTGCGGATAGTTCATCCTAAGGATGACACTCAAAGAACAGCGTGAACAGGACCCCGTGCGGCTTGGCTCCTTCTGTGTCTTCACTGCCGGAACTGGCCCCCTTTGCTCTGAACCACCATCCCTTGCCTAAGCTGAACAAAATCTTCAGCCCCCCCAGACTGAGGCACCCCCCCACATACTCATTCTGCTGATGAGCTTCAACTGAATTTGAACCAAAGTGAggtgttttcttttcctgaaaactaCCAAATCCTTCTGAAGAAGTAGCCCAAAAGCGACTTTCCCAGCACGCTTCCCTGAGAGGAGGGAGGATAAACTTTGAGGGCAGGCGCACCCCGCCCCTGGGGCCGGTACGGTTACACCGTATGCAAACACCCCGACACCCCCACCAGCTCCGCGTTCAAGCTTCCCGGCGACGCGCagcctcgccccccccctcacGGGTTACCCCTTGCCGCGCCCCGGGCCTGCGGCCTCCCGCCGGGGAGGCGCCCGCGCCGCCACCGCCCCTCAGCCTCCGCCCGCCCCCCGACCCCCTGTAACGACCCGTCACGGGCACCTCACGGCGCGAGGAGGACAAACCTAGAGCCAGACCCGCCCCGCTTACCCATGCGCTGCGTGTCGAGATGCACCGCCGGCATCTCCTTCAGCGGGATGTGTCCGGCGCCGCCATCCCTGcaccaggagaagcagcagaacacGGAGGCGGCCATGACTGGCCGGaccccgccgcgccgcgcagACGCAACGGCGGCCACAGCGAGGCGCGCGggggcagcg belongs to Strix uralensis isolate ZFMK-TIS-50842 chromosome 2, bStrUra1, whole genome shotgun sequence and includes:
- the SPRYD7 gene encoding SPRY domain-containing protein 7; this encodes MAASVFCCFSWCRDGGAGHIPLKEMPAVHLDTQRMGTDVVIVKNGRRICGTGGCLANAPLHQNKSYFEFKIQSTGIWGIGVATQKANLNQIPLGRDVHSLVMRNDGALYYNNEEKNRLPANNLPQEGDVVGITYDHVELNVYLNGKNMHCPASGIRGTVYPVVYVDDSAILDCQFSEFYHTPPPGFEKILFEQQIF